A genomic segment from Candidatus Nitrospira nitrosa encodes:
- a CDS encoding SCO family protein, with the protein MYNTQTSVRMSWWRILLIVVAFLLAPTGPGGLDTAASSEDVRLQKARTYFGDAELFDQDGVLHRFVSDLLYNHIVLINVVYTECRDACPLITRLLGQVKDRFGDEFGHSVLFLSLSSDPLRDTPDTLKAFAKKHQADHPGWRFLSGHQEVMKPLLSRLGQWSDDPADHKSLFLAGNASRAHWVKIRPDATPEFIYAELQRVAAKQ; encoded by the coding sequence ATGTATAACACTCAAACCTCGGTAAGGATGTCGTGGTGGCGTATACTTCTGATCGTAGTGGCGTTTCTACTGGCTCCGACTGGGCCAGGCGGGCTCGATACTGCAGCAAGTTCAGAGGACGTGCGTCTACAAAAGGCGCGTACCTACTTCGGTGATGCAGAGTTGTTCGATCAGGACGGTGTCCTGCATCGCTTTGTCAGTGATCTCCTATACAATCATATCGTCCTCATCAATGTGGTGTATACCGAGTGCCGGGACGCCTGCCCGTTGATTACTCGTTTGTTAGGACAGGTGAAGGACCGATTTGGTGATGAGTTTGGTCACTCGGTGTTGTTCTTGTCGCTCTCATCTGATCCACTTCGAGATACGCCTGATACGCTGAAGGCTTTTGCGAAGAAACATCAGGCAGATCATCCCGGATGGAGGTTTTTGTCAGGCCATCAAGAGGTCATGAAGCCGCTGCTGAGTCGGTTAGGGCAGTGGTCTGATGATCCGGCCGATCATAAATCCCTATTCCTTGCCGGTAATGCCTCTCGAGCCCACTGGGTGAAAATCAGGCCCGATGCGACCCCAGAGTTTATCTACGCGGAACTGCAACGAGTGGCCGCCAAACAATAA
- a CDS encoding transposase, which yields MLQPRRRRTRYPRRKPLNDRKVLTGIIFVPRTGIPWRELPAELWCGSGMTCLRQLKQRHRNSVFLQL from the coding sequence CTGCTTCAGCCACGCCGTCGGCGCACACGGTATCCGAGGCGCAAGCCCCTGAATGATCGCAAGGTTCTCACTGGCATCATCTTCGTGCCACGCACGGGCATTCCATGGCGGGAGCTGCCCGCCGAGCTGTGGTGCGGCTCTGGGATGACCTGCCTACGTCAGCTCAAGCAGCGGCATCGGAATAGCGTGTTCCTGCAGCTGTAA
- a CDS encoding two-partner secretion domain-containing protein — MPITSSGLNTHISSPVSVDGKTQYDITGGTRVGANLFHSFGNLDVPQNTIANFHNESMHPTDNILGRVTGNSVSDILGTIKTTEFGGANLFLMNPAGFLFGPNASLHVGGAVAFTSAEYLRLSNEAQTGYFYTDPANPSLLTPWPVAAFGFLGSSPGAITVQGSQLKVTEGASLSLVGGNIIIESAMTNGAVRSAQLLVPNGNLHLATTVSPGEFPADINAFSLVEPLANIDGHSFAAFGAITLTPNSTVNVSGTNTVSIRGGHFVLSLNDTTLSTTDNTVAPNFISLKPTSLIISANDGSMPGANIQISTATLQMDRAEIITRSTGIGNAGAIEVHAQNSINITDSSMSSASEGQNTDAGAGGDILLHAPSIDITDSTLSAVTVGPGNAGNISLRANALQLVSVDPKDLKSTEISATTSGPGHGGNISILGITGSGSRVQDVTLSGLSSLRSETLNGTGTGTGTAGNISLDARRLSLMEKSIITTASRDSDPSHTNSGNAGNITLNTTESIHISQSLVTSDVSEASTGTGGHIVITTPILLVEDGGFISTSTTSSGNAGTVTINSRHMTLAGGGQVTSTSSLEDLIPPPTGAAGTVIIQGVEGPGSRASSISISGKGRSGVSSGIVTDTQGTGAGGNITLEADQAQLDDGAQITANSSEGGSNAGNITITATNGFSMKQNSNITTSVSENSTGGNSGGGNIKITTSPSATIHLQNSTISASVGDGRGGGGNISIDPQLIILQGSNILAQADEGRGGQISITAGVFLPDANSVINADSGSGVNGTVTIQSPTSNLSGTVGQLVSKTSPPQALLHSRCAALVGGRESTFILAGRGTLPSEPGGWLLSPLTLAGSEADGSMMSSVGLHTRDSRKLEASPFVPMRHIVFPELLTQPVPIEWLSNCKP, encoded by the coding sequence ATGCCCATTACGTCATCTGGTTTGAACACGCACATTAGCAGTCCGGTCTCGGTAGATGGGAAGACACAATACGACATTACGGGTGGGACCAGAGTAGGAGCAAATTTATTTCACAGCTTCGGGAACCTTGATGTTCCTCAAAATACGATTGCAAACTTTCACAACGAGTCCATGCACCCCACGGACAATATCCTAGGACGTGTCACCGGCAATAGCGTTTCGGACATTCTCGGTACCATCAAGACCACTGAATTCGGTGGGGCGAACCTCTTTCTTATGAATCCAGCCGGGTTCCTATTTGGGCCCAATGCAAGCCTGCATGTCGGTGGAGCCGTTGCGTTCACGAGTGCAGAGTACCTGCGTCTATCGAACGAAGCCCAAACTGGATATTTTTATACCGACCCAGCTAACCCAAGCCTCCTCACTCCATGGCCGGTCGCTGCGTTTGGATTTCTGGGTTCAAGTCCAGGAGCAATTACCGTACAGGGTAGCCAATTGAAAGTGACGGAGGGAGCCAGCCTTTCACTAGTCGGTGGCAACATCATTATCGAGTCTGCGATGACTAACGGGGCAGTCCGCTCGGCACAACTCTTAGTGCCAAATGGCAACCTTCATCTCGCTACCACGGTATCGCCGGGAGAATTTCCTGCTGATATAAATGCTTTTTCGCTTGTAGAACCACTTGCGAATATTGATGGTCATTCATTTGCAGCCTTTGGGGCCATTACACTTACGCCAAACTCAACTGTCAACGTCAGTGGCACAAACACCGTTTCGATCCGAGGAGGCCACTTTGTCCTAAGTCTGAACGACACGACCCTCAGTACCACTGACAATACGGTAGCGCCAAATTTCATCTCACTAAAACCTACCAGTTTAATTATCTCGGCAAATGATGGTTCAATGCCCGGCGCCAACATTCAGATCAGCACAGCAACGCTACAAATGGATCGAGCCGAGATAATTACCCGATCTACCGGGATAGGAAACGCGGGAGCTATTGAGGTTCATGCACAAAACTCGATCAACATTACAGACTCTTCAATGTCTTCTGCGAGCGAAGGCCAGAACACCGATGCAGGGGCAGGAGGGGACATCCTTCTACATGCACCATCTATAGACATAACGGATAGCACGCTGTCCGCTGTTACCGTTGGACCAGGAAATGCTGGCAACATCTCCCTACGGGCGAATGCCTTACAACTCGTATCCGTCGACCCTAAAGATCTTAAGAGTACAGAAATTAGTGCAACTACCTCCGGACCAGGTCACGGTGGAAATATTTCTATTCTAGGCATCACTGGATCTGGCAGTCGTGTACAAGACGTTACGCTGTCAGGTTTGAGCAGTCTCCGAAGTGAGACTCTGAATGGTACAGGAACAGGTACCGGCACCGCCGGGAATATCTCGCTCGATGCCAGGCGGTTGTCGCTCATGGAGAAAAGTATCATCACAACCGCCTCGCGCGACAGTGACCCGAGCCACACCAACTCCGGTAACGCTGGCAACATCACGCTCAACACAACAGAATCAATTCATATCTCGCAGAGCCTCGTAACGAGTGATGTGAGTGAAGCCAGTACAGGAACCGGTGGCCATATTGTAATTACCACCCCGATTTTATTGGTTGAAGATGGGGGCTTCATATCGACAAGTACTACCTCTTCTGGGAACGCGGGAACTGTCACAATCAATTCACGCCATATGACGTTGGCTGGTGGAGGACAAGTAACAAGCACGAGTTCGCTTGAAGACCTGATACCTCCTCCAACTGGAGCAGCCGGCACCGTAATCATCCAGGGTGTCGAAGGCCCTGGAAGTCGCGCAAGTTCTATCAGTATCAGTGGGAAGGGGAGGTCTGGGGTATCAAGTGGGATTGTTACCGACACCCAAGGCACCGGTGCAGGCGGGAATATCACGCTCGAAGCTGATCAGGCACAGCTCGATGATGGTGCCCAAATTACAGCAAACAGCTCCGAGGGGGGAAGTAACGCAGGCAACATCACCATCACCGCTACTAATGGCTTCAGTATGAAGCAGAACAGCAATATCACAACGTCAGTGTCTGAAAATAGTACCGGGGGGAACTCAGGCGGTGGAAACATTAAAATTACAACCTCACCATCAGCAACCATACATCTGCAAAACAGCACGATCAGCGCCTCGGTCGGTGACGGACGAGGCGGCGGTGGAAATATCTCCATTGACCCACAACTTATTATTCTTCAGGGCAGCAACATTTTGGCTCAGGCTGATGAGGGAAGAGGAGGTCAAATTTCCATTACCGCTGGAGTATTCCTTCCGGATGCTAACAGTGTTATCAATGCAGATTCAGGATCCGGCGTGAACGGAACTGTAACCATTCAATCGCCAACGTCGAATTTGAGTGGTACCGTGGGCCAACTGGTATCCAAAACGAGCCCGCCCCAGGCGCTGTTACATAGCCGTTGTGCCGCATTAGTTGGTGGCCGTGAAAGTACGTTTATTCTTGCTGGCCGTGGCACACTCCCATCCGAACCTGGCGGTTGGCTTCTAAGTCCGCTTACCCTTGCCGGCTCTGAAGCCGACGGCAGCATGATGAGCAGTGTGGGTCTGCATACGAGAGACAGCAGGAAACTAGAAGCATCACCATTCGTACCTATGCGGCACATTGTCTTCCCAGAATTACTCACTCAGCCTGTTCCCATAGAGTGGCTGTCGAACTGCAAACCATGA
- a CDS encoding YncE family protein, with translation MALLFGVGPAVSHASYLKKTIEQEGLRVQFLIDPVTEQSAPARIHADQLIRIRMAVTRQADGHPLNNWNVGAWLDHAMSTASGAMPACGQRVAGYLGGDLLQRPLLDLTGYYVLTLDAEPSVSVLDPSVSFAGRTSLYSSLKLKGRGFDWIKTSDDAKLFVGLAEEPAVAIADLQTLQVLTHVPVPGLPTRLALAPDERLLWVGHIAAGKAGRQEGVSIIDTVTNQLVKSLPLPGGHHEFAFSEEGRYVYVTNRQAGSVTVVDATTFAIIRTMTVPGEPLSVMSIPSNSTVWVVDGKHGRVHRYAAQGQAIDSVALQPGIGPAKLSPDKRYVLIVNPSQHRVHVLNAGTGQPVHAITVSGQPYDVMFSDQYVYVRSLASEQVAMVSLAALDKPHPAPQYIPAGSGILAQTKEGLPIASTMGLTLNRSGAFLASPTERTVYHYMEGMNAPDSGLRTYGHTPMAALAIQRGLRQVGPGEYSAVVKLPSAGRMVLAIASDAPKIRECIGLHVDRAPVNELSELVAFEWLGDPVHRAVVGQPITMRVRRKDGPHSRARMGDVFELRVVPTRGGRSLRWPLKVDQNNAGQMVGEGTLSEPGGYYVHIGGSQAVEATFSTLIVEASTPNTDGNENYP, from the coding sequence ATGGCCCTGCTCTTCGGAGTAGGGCCGGCTGTTTCTCACGCCAGTTATCTCAAGAAGACCATCGAGCAAGAAGGCCTGCGGGTTCAGTTTTTAATTGACCCGGTCACAGAGCAGAGCGCCCCTGCGAGAATCCACGCTGATCAGCTGATCAGAATCCGCATGGCAGTCACGCGCCAGGCCGATGGTCATCCGTTGAATAACTGGAACGTTGGGGCCTGGCTGGATCACGCGATGTCGACCGCATCCGGTGCCATGCCGGCTTGTGGTCAACGCGTTGCGGGCTATCTTGGTGGCGATCTCTTGCAACGTCCACTTCTCGACCTCACCGGCTACTATGTTTTGACGTTGGATGCCGAGCCAAGTGTGTCGGTGCTCGATCCTTCAGTCAGCTTTGCCGGCCGAACCAGCCTGTACAGTTCACTCAAATTAAAAGGCAGGGGGTTCGATTGGATTAAAACATCGGATGATGCCAAGCTCTTTGTCGGGCTGGCCGAAGAGCCTGCCGTGGCGATTGCGGATCTTCAGACGTTACAGGTGCTTACTCATGTGCCCGTTCCTGGTCTTCCCACTCGGCTTGCCCTGGCGCCTGATGAACGGTTGCTCTGGGTCGGGCATATTGCGGCCGGCAAGGCCGGACGGCAGGAGGGAGTCAGTATTATTGATACTGTCACAAACCAGTTGGTAAAGAGTCTTCCGTTGCCAGGTGGTCACCATGAGTTTGCGTTTAGTGAAGAGGGGCGGTATGTGTATGTGACGAACCGCCAGGCCGGAAGTGTTACCGTGGTTGATGCCACGACGTTCGCCATCATCCGTACGATGACGGTGCCTGGTGAACCGTTGAGTGTCATGAGCATTCCCTCGAACAGTACGGTCTGGGTAGTCGATGGCAAACACGGTCGGGTGCATCGGTATGCCGCACAAGGTCAGGCGATCGATAGCGTGGCCCTTCAACCCGGTATCGGGCCAGCCAAACTCTCGCCCGACAAGCGCTACGTGCTCATTGTCAATCCGAGCCAGCATCGTGTGCATGTCCTGAATGCAGGGACTGGGCAACCGGTTCATGCCATCACGGTCTCAGGTCAGCCGTATGATGTGATGTTCTCCGATCAATATGTGTATGTGCGAAGTCTGGCGAGTGAACAAGTCGCCATGGTTTCGCTAGCCGCCCTCGATAAGCCGCATCCTGCGCCGCAATATATCCCGGCTGGGTCCGGTATTCTCGCCCAGACGAAAGAAGGCCTACCGATTGCCTCTACGATGGGTCTTACTCTGAACAGAAGCGGGGCCTTTCTCGCGTCTCCTACGGAACGTACGGTCTATCACTATATGGAAGGGATGAACGCACCGGACTCCGGTCTTCGCACCTACGGCCATACGCCGATGGCGGCCCTTGCGATTCAACGAGGACTTCGACAGGTCGGTCCGGGAGAATACTCCGCCGTCGTGAAACTGCCGTCGGCTGGGCGGATGGTCCTGGCCATCGCGAGTGATGCTCCGAAGATAAGGGAATGCATCGGCTTGCACGTCGATCGTGCCCCAGTAAATGAATTGTCGGAACTAGTCGCATTTGAATGGCTGGGAGATCCGGTGCACCGTGCCGTGGTGGGGCAGCCCATTACAATGCGCGTTCGTCGAAAGGATGGCCCGCACTCACGTGCCAGGATGGGGGACGTATTCGAACTGCGAGTAGTCCCGACACGAGGAGGGAGAAGTCTTCGATGGCCTCTGAAGGTCGATCAGAACAATGCCGGCCAGATGGTTGGAGAGGGAACACTCTCAGAGCCAGGCGGGTACTATGTTCACATTGGCGGCTCTCAAGCAGTTGAAGCAACATTCTCGACTCTCATTGTGGAAGCCTCCACACCTAATACTGACGGTAATGAGAACTATCCGTGA
- a CDS encoding SCO family protein: MIPSIWLLRILCLSVLCLQGLILIRVTVAGESTTVRLPTVALVDQENRAQLLDRLLEGRTVVIDFVFTSCKTSCSILSAIMAQVEKDVRDRLGDELVLVSLTVDPANDTPVQLKDYAGRFATTAHWYWLTGTVPDVKQALRAFNVPVFGRPEDHPPIMMAGNLRTGKWQRWVGIPDPHDVAKTALLMVGAQ; this comes from the coding sequence GTGATACCGAGCATCTGGCTTCTTAGGATTCTCTGTCTGAGCGTCCTGTGCCTGCAGGGCCTAATTCTTATCCGCGTTACGGTTGCGGGAGAATCGACGACGGTACGGCTGCCAACAGTGGCTCTCGTTGATCAAGAGAACCGTGCCCAACTGCTTGACAGGCTGTTGGAGGGACGCACTGTTGTGATTGACTTTGTCTTCACGTCCTGTAAAACGAGCTGTTCCATCCTCAGTGCCATCATGGCGCAAGTGGAAAAGGATGTGCGAGATCGCCTAGGTGATGAACTGGTTTTGGTCTCTTTAACAGTCGATCCTGCTAATGATACGCCTGTGCAGCTCAAGGACTATGCGGGTCGATTCGCCACAACGGCCCATTGGTATTGGCTGACCGGGACGGTTCCTGATGTGAAACAAGCGCTCCGCGCGTTCAATGTTCCGGTATTCGGTAGGCCGGAGGATCATCCGCCGATCATGATGGCCGGCAATCTTCGAACAGGGAAGTGGCAGCGCTGGGTTGGCATTCCTGATCCTCATGACGTGGCCAAGACGGCGTTGCTGATGGTTGGGGCGCAGTAG
- a CDS encoding c-type cytochrome, with the protein MARSCCVWTVTFLFVVGWSLCAGADAPDSELGQSIFEQGIGRDGREIGGRIHGSLDLRGAAVACVSCHGANARGGGEAFIHAPDIRWHTLSKVFAPRRAGGARPPYNRLTFSRAIHQGVASSGRSLDPAMPRFDLSQDETDALLSYLTQISEGSVSEDVTTKVVLGLLPNSVAIAFAREIGDRLLSCPSIGTTTRFPPFEIIRYADPDDALSQMKTQIAHERVSAVLAPYIVGWERQYINAAMEWPVVTALPVTPLDLPENPGIAFPLPGLTSQVGALLDRALGDRARAVTVLTTASGLSTSEIVDFVRNELKMRRVHFNEAHLDQLSTIRPNTTWLLLAPLTQVEKRFHLLGSASGQKVFVPAMYFDPDAAQRIGRRLPGVSWYVAYPYQPTDVRTGRWRSPAEAWSEAGCALMAAMGEHEEGSWDLRQSAVVLGNGTTLTNIQGVVRQRQRVVIHTWDSSKIAQ; encoded by the coding sequence ATGGCAAGGTCTTGTTGTGTATGGACAGTCACCTTTCTATTCGTGGTGGGGTGGTCTCTGTGTGCCGGTGCCGACGCTCCTGACTCGGAACTCGGCCAGAGTATTTTTGAACAAGGAATCGGACGTGATGGCAGAGAAATAGGCGGGCGTATTCACGGCAGTCTAGATCTTCGAGGAGCTGCCGTAGCCTGCGTATCTTGCCATGGCGCGAATGCGCGAGGTGGCGGTGAAGCGTTTATCCATGCGCCTGATATTCGTTGGCATACTCTCAGCAAAGTGTTCGCACCTCGTCGTGCCGGTGGGGCGAGGCCTCCGTACAACCGATTGACATTTAGTCGAGCTATCCATCAGGGGGTGGCTTCCAGTGGAAGATCGCTCGATCCAGCAATGCCTCGGTTCGATCTCAGTCAGGATGAGACAGACGCCTTACTCTCATACCTTACACAAATCAGTGAAGGTTCCGTTAGTGAGGACGTAACGACGAAGGTTGTACTGGGTCTCTTACCCAATTCCGTCGCCATAGCGTTTGCGCGAGAAATCGGCGACCGATTGCTTTCGTGTCCATCCATCGGCACTACCACGCGGTTTCCACCGTTTGAAATCATTCGCTACGCTGATCCAGACGATGCATTATCACAGATGAAGACTCAGATTGCACATGAACGGGTCTCTGCTGTTTTGGCGCCGTACATTGTGGGGTGGGAGCGGCAATACATCAATGCGGCAATGGAATGGCCCGTTGTGACCGCACTGCCGGTTACACCACTAGATCTCCCCGAGAATCCAGGTATCGCATTTCCTTTGCCTGGACTAACGAGTCAGGTTGGCGCGCTCCTTGACCGAGCACTAGGAGACCGTGCAAGGGCCGTGACCGTTCTCACCACGGCGAGCGGACTTTCGACATCAGAGATTGTAGACTTCGTGAGAAACGAGCTGAAAATGCGACGGGTCCATTTCAATGAAGCCCATCTTGATCAATTAAGCACCATTCGTCCCAATACTACATGGTTGCTACTCGCACCATTGACACAGGTGGAGAAGCGATTCCATCTTCTCGGGTCTGCATCTGGCCAGAAGGTGTTTGTACCGGCTATGTATTTCGATCCGGATGCGGCTCAACGGATCGGTCGACGTTTACCAGGAGTATCCTGGTACGTTGCCTATCCGTATCAACCGACGGATGTTCGTACAGGCCGCTGGCGAAGCCCGGCAGAAGCCTGGTCTGAGGCGGGCTGTGCATTGATGGCGGCCATGGGTGAACATGAGGAGGGTAGTTGGGATCTGCGGCAGTCTGCAGTTGTGCTGGGCAATGGTACGACACTCACGAATATACAGGGCGTTGTCCGGCAGCGTCAGCGAGTCGTGATTCATACATGGGACTCGTCAAAGATAGCCCAGTAA